Proteins found in one Amphiura filiformis chromosome 14, Afil_fr2py, whole genome shotgun sequence genomic segment:
- the LOC140169669 gene encoding uncharacterized protein isoform X1, whose protein sequence is MDDDPSGSIISVATNVHTVPESVGQIQISFLRSGHQKSPLDVDVTVTQGSAQFTHDFTYPEPAIVKFLPGQSVAQYQLTIIDDSDMEPLEDFVVDIDIGSLPLTVTVADSGQARVYILDNDGSENGNVNGDTDPISNNSTAFAIAALGTSALILVIVVLTTIIICKSRNSSGSGPATMINQRDNSERNDASNDATNDAKCQTPYSSSGSQPMQQLTISTQDEEEYAYANVD, encoded by the exons ATGGATGACGATCCATCAG GTTCAATCATATCAGTTGCGACAAATGTACACACAGTACCTGAATCAGTAGGACAGATTCAGATATCCTTTCTTCGTAGTGGCCATCAGAAATCTCCTTTGGATGTGG ATGTTACGGTAACTCAAGGAAGCGCCCAATTCACCCACGATTTCACATACCCAGAACCAGCCATTGTGAAATTCTTGCCTGGGCAATCCGTAGCACAGTATCAATTAACGATCATTGATGATTCGGATATGGAACCTCTTGAAGACTTTGTTGTAGATATTGACATCGGATCGCTCCCATTGACAGTCACAGTAGCAGATAGCGGTCAGGCTCGGGTTTACATTTTGGATAATG ATGGAAGTGAAAATGGCAATGTTAATGGAGACACAGATCCTATATCAAATAACAGTACGGCTTTTGCTATTGCTGCACTTGGAACAAGCGCTCTTATACTTGTGATTGTGGTTCTTACTACAATCATAATCTGTAAGAGTAGAAA TAGCTCTGGTAGCGGCCCGGCAACAATGATCAACCAACGTGACAACAGTGAGCGCAATGATGCCAGCAATGACGCCACGAATGACGCCAAATGTCAAACGCCCTATTCTTCTTCCGGGTCACAACCAATGCAACAGTTGACTATCAGTACGCAGGATGAAGAAGAATATGCATATGCAAATGtagattaa
- the LOC140169669 gene encoding uncharacterized protein isoform X2: MDDDPSGSIISVATNVHTVPESVGQIQISFLRSGHQKSPLDVDVTVTQGSAQFTHDFTYPEPAIVKFLPGQSVAQYQLTIIDDSDMEPLEDFVVDIDIGSLPLTVTVADSGQARVYILDNDGSENGNVNGDTDPISNNSTAFAIAALGTSALILVIVVLTTIIICKSRNSGSGPATMINQRDNSERNDASNDATNDAKCQTPYSSSGSQPMQQLTISTQDEEEYAYANVD, encoded by the exons ATGGATGACGATCCATCAG GTTCAATCATATCAGTTGCGACAAATGTACACACAGTACCTGAATCAGTAGGACAGATTCAGATATCCTTTCTTCGTAGTGGCCATCAGAAATCTCCTTTGGATGTGG ATGTTACGGTAACTCAAGGAAGCGCCCAATTCACCCACGATTTCACATACCCAGAACCAGCCATTGTGAAATTCTTGCCTGGGCAATCCGTAGCACAGTATCAATTAACGATCATTGATGATTCGGATATGGAACCTCTTGAAGACTTTGTTGTAGATATTGACATCGGATCGCTCCCATTGACAGTCACAGTAGCAGATAGCGGTCAGGCTCGGGTTTACATTTTGGATAATG ATGGAAGTGAAAATGGCAATGTTAATGGAGACACAGATCCTATATCAAATAACAGTACGGCTTTTGCTATTGCTGCACTTGGAACAAGCGCTCTTATACTTGTGATTGTGGTTCTTACTACAATCATAATCTGTAAGAGTAGAAA CTCTGGTAGCGGCCCGGCAACAATGATCAACCAACGTGACAACAGTGAGCGCAATGATGCCAGCAATGACGCCACGAATGACGCCAAATGTCAAACGCCCTATTCTTCTTCCGGGTCACAACCAATGCAACAGTTGACTATCAGTACGCAGGATGAAGAAGAATATGCATATGCAAATGtagattaa